One stretch of Spirochaetaceae bacterium DNA includes these proteins:
- a CDS encoding tyrosine-type recombinase/integrase, whose product MLLYYLNYLKGQSYSAHSLRAYKKDIENFLAFIGTAANLAALTHNDADRYIMHLKQLGLQNRSIKRHLSSIKGYFNYLERHGKISQNPFAYTLPLKAAFRLPHYYFYNEIENMLNSCTNDNLGRRDRAIIELLYSSGLRAFELVELNNHHFATSSMAIIKGKGSKDRYVFLTGKAKEALADYRLVRMGLAAEGEQALFVNNGGGRLTTRGLYHIIKQYETSLSYGRKVGVHIFRHSFATHLLNEEAGLRQVQELLGHASLSATQVYTHLNTDRLKQAYRQAHPHARVKKE is encoded by the coding sequence ATGCTTTTGTATTATTTAAATTATTTAAAAGGCCAAAGCTATAGCGCCCACTCGCTGCGCGCCTATAAAAAAGATATAGAAAACTTTTTAGCTTTTATCGGCACGGCCGCTAATCTAGCCGCCCTTACCCATAACGATGCCGACCGCTACATTATGCACCTTAAGCAGCTGGGGCTGCAAAACCGTAGTATTAAGCGCCATCTTAGCAGCATTAAGGGGTACTTTAACTACCTAGAGCGGCACGGTAAAATAAGCCAAAACCCTTTTGCTTACACCTTGCCCTTAAAGGCCGCCTTTAGGCTGCCTCATTATTATTTTTATAACGAAATTGAAAATATGTTAAATAGCTGTACCAATGATAATTTAGGCCGGCGCGACCGCGCTATCATCGAGCTACTGTACAGCAGCGGCCTGCGTGCCTTCGAGTTGGTAGAACTTAACAACCATCACTTTGCCACCAGCAGTATGGCCATTATTAAAGGCAAAGGCAGCAAGGATAGGTACGTTTTTTTAACCGGCAAAGCTAAAGAGGCGCTGGCTGACTATCGCTTAGTACGTATGGGGTTAGCCGCAGAGGGCGAGCAGGCTTTATTTGTTAATAACGGAGGCGGCAGGTTGACGACACGCGGTCTTTACCATATAATAAAACAATACGAAACCAGCTTAAGTTACGGGCGTAAAGTTGGGGTGCATATCTTTCGGCACAGTTTTGCCACCCACCTTTTAAATGAAGAAGCGGGCTTGCGGCAGGTGCAAGAGCTATTAGGCCATGCCAGCTTAAGCGCCACGCAGGTGTACACGCACCTTAACACCGATAGGTTAAAGCAGGCGTACAGGCAGGCGCACCCGCATGCGCGGGTGAAGAAGGAATAG
- a CDS encoding EcoRV family type II restriction endonuclease, producing the protein MDNAQNWTVKGFIDSSQNIYTISQDTKIISKILEIHLFPELIKFAHSIGYDIILPNHQNYYPDFSFVSKNNSSVKFAVDLKTTYRNEGGITCNGFTLGSYGAYFKDKTSSKNIQFPYQSYNGHFCLGVIYDRNLNTNEREVFCLENLDTITAVISHLQIFFAEKWKIASDKQGSGNTANIGSIKKIANIVNEQGTFAHYSEELFDDYWINHKQIKLTNGKTISSLTEFLAYRGMNVKS; encoded by the coding sequence ATGGACAACGCTCAGAATTGGACCGTTAAAGGTTTTATTGATAGCTCTCAAAATATTTACACTATTTCACAGGATACCAAAATTATCTCTAAAATTCTAGAAATTCACTTGTTCCCAGAATTGATAAAGTTTGCCCATAGCATAGGTTATGATATTATTTTACCTAACCATCAAAATTATTATCCCGATTTTTCTTTTGTGAGCAAAAATAATTCTTCTGTTAAGTTTGCGGTAGACTTGAAAACAACTTACCGTAATGAAGGCGGTATAACTTGTAACGGGTTTACACTAGGCTCTTATGGGGCTTACTTTAAAGATAAGACAAGTAGTAAAAATATTCAATTTCCTTACCAGAGTTATAACGGCCATTTTTGTTTAGGTGTTATTTATGATAGAAACTTAAATACCAATGAACGGGAAGTTTTTTGTTTAGAAAACTTAGATACTATCACTGCAGTAATTTCCCATCTGCAAATTTTTTTTGCCGAAAAATGGAAAATTGCTTCCGATAAACAAGGTTCAGGGAACACAGCCAATATTGGTAGCATTAAAAAAATAGCTAATATTGTAAATGAACAAGGAACTTTTGCCCATTATTCGGAAGAACTTTTTGACGACTACTGGATAAACCACAAACAAATTAAACTAACTAACGGCAAAACCATTTCTTCATTAACAGAATTTTTAGCGTATCGAGGTATGAATGTTAAAAGTTAA
- a CDS encoding Dam family site-specific DNA-(adenine-N6)-methyltransferase, with amino-acid sequence MLKVKIPPLKIQGIKSKLVPSITHLALPNIDKNTTWVEPFMGSGVVGFNMSPQKVIFADTNKDIITFYQSIQQGTITPQIVYDYLQKETLLLACQGESYYKLKREQFNEERNPLDFLFLNRSCFNGMMRYNSKGKFNVPYCHKNERFSKAYITKITNQINWVYQLIYKNYHYTFLCADFREALINLPNNHFIYADPPYIDRYNDYYNNWAEQDELDLHKLLSKTSKFLLSTWHSNRYRTNTYIDNLWQNFNLTTTEHFYHLGAKEINRVAINEALIYNFTNDTQIEKKLIELPKIEQPLLFSKVG; translated from the coding sequence ATGTTAAAAGTTAAAATACCTCCTTTAAAGATACAAGGAATTAAGTCGAAACTAGTCCCATCTATAACTCATTTAGCTTTGCCTAATATCGATAAAAATACTACGTGGGTAGAGCCTTTTATGGGGTCGGGTGTAGTTGGCTTTAATATGTCTCCTCAAAAAGTTATTTTTGCCGATACAAATAAAGATATTATTACTTTCTATCAAAGCATTCAACAAGGAACTATCACCCCACAAATTGTTTACGATTATTTACAAAAAGAAACCCTTTTATTAGCTTGTCAAGGTGAAAGTTACTATAAACTAAAACGTGAACAATTTAATGAGGAACGTAATCCACTCGATTTTTTATTTCTTAACAGAAGTTGCTTTAATGGCATGATGCGCTACAACAGCAAAGGAAAATTTAACGTACCTTATTGCCATAAAAATGAACGCTTTAGCAAAGCTTATATTACTAAAATTACTAATCAAATTAATTGGGTCTATCAGCTTATTTATAAAAATTATCATTACACCTTCCTTTGTGCCGATTTTAGAGAAGCGCTAATAAATTTACCTAATAATCATTTTATTTATGCCGACCCGCCTTACATAGACCGTTATAATGATTATTACAACAACTGGGCAGAGCAAGATGAGCTAGACTTACATAAACTTCTCAGCAAAACAAGTAAATTTTTACTTTCCACTTGGCATAGTAATCGTTATCGTACAAATACTTACATTGACAACTTGTGGCAAAATTTTAATTTAACAACTACAGAACATTTTTACCATTTAGGGGCTAAAGAGATAAATCGTGTTGCCATAAATGAGGCTTTAATTTATAATTTTACTAATGATACGCAAATAGAAAAAAAATTAATTGAATTACCAAAAATCGAGCAACCTCTTCTTTTTAGTAAAGTAGGTTAA
- the hslV gene encoding ATP-dependent protease subunit HslV translates to MQLHATTILAVRKDGRVAMAGDGQVTAGQATIMKGNARKVRKLFDGKVLCGFAGSTADAFTLEELFEAKMKQFQFDLVRASVEVAKEWRSDRILRKLEAMLLVCDKDKTLLITGNGDVIEPEKDCIAIGSGGNYAYSAALAYLDSGCNLIAPEIARRSLAIAASLCVYTNESIVVEEL, encoded by the coding sequence ATGCAACTACACGCAACCACCATACTGGCCGTACGCAAAGACGGCAGAGTGGCAATGGCCGGGGACGGCCAAGTAACGGCCGGCCAAGCTACCATAATGAAGGGTAATGCCCGCAAGGTACGCAAACTCTTTGATGGTAAGGTACTATGCGGCTTTGCCGGCAGCACCGCCGATGCCTTCACCCTTGAAGAGCTCTTTGAGGCCAAAATGAAACAATTTCAGTTCGACCTCGTACGCGCCAGCGTAGAGGTGGCCAAAGAGTGGCGCAGCGACCGCATTTTACGCAAGCTGGAGGCTATGCTTTTGGTGTGTGATAAAGACAAAACCCTGCTGATAACCGGCAACGGTGATGTGATTGAGCCCGAGAAAGACTGCATTGCTATTGGCAGCGGCGGCAACTACGCTTACAGCGCGGCGCTGGCCTACCTTGATAGCGGCTGTAACTTAATCGCCCCCGAGATTGCCCGCAGGAGTTTGGCAATAGCGGCTAGCTTGTGTGTGTATACTAATGAAAGCATTGTGGTAGAGGAGCTGTAG
- a CDS encoding DUF4160 domain-containing protein — protein MAELSRFLGIIISLMFFDNIKHHKPHVHVKYGEYEASIAVDGEILAGRLPSRQFKIVVGWLATHQDEVYEAWNKAMHGKPFDKIKN, from the coding sequence ATGGCCGAACTTTCACGTTTTTTGGGTATCATTATTAGTTTAATGTTTTTTGATAACATCAAACACCACAAGCCGCATGTTCATGTTAAATATGGTGAATACGAGGCAAGCATAGCAGTAGATGGGGAGATATTGGCTGGAAGATTACCATCTAGGCAATTTAAAATAGTTGTTGGTTGGCTTGCTACACATCAAGACGAAGTTTACGAAGCATGGAATAAAGCTATGCACGGCAAACCATTTGATAAAATTAAAAACTAA
- a CDS encoding DUF2442 domain-containing protein: MYIINDIVYAGEPQSDMTVTAIKVLDGGQLILTFDTGEKRLFDITPYLTYPAFTVLKDEAQFKTASIQFGTVSWCNGTLDIAPETLYANSFKYEEPNSTQHL; encoded by the coding sequence ATGTATATAATAAATGATATAGTTTATGCAGGAGAACCTCAATCCGACATGACCGTTACCGCTATCAAGGTACTAGATGGCGGGCAACTTATTCTCACCTTTGATACCGGTGAAAAACGGCTCTTTGATATTACACCTTATCTTACCTACCCAGCTTTTACCGTATTAAAAGATGAAGCCCAATTTAAAACGGCAAGTATTCAATTTGGTACGGTATCGTGGTGTAATGGCACATTAGATATAGCCCCCGAAACTTTATACGCCAATAGCTTTAAATATGAAGAGCCAAACTCAACTCAACACCTTTAA
- the tdh gene encoding L-threonine 3-dehydrogenase encodes MPEKTMKAIVKTKAEYGCLELKDVPIPEISAKEVLVKMKKAAICGTDVHIYKWDAWAQKTIKPPLTIGHEFVGEIVQVGSAVEGLQVGQLVSGEGHIVCGKCRWCITGQKHLCRATKGIGVNRDGIFAQYAAIPAENIWLCPGNIPQEVLAVQDPLGNAVHTACTFNVQGEDVLITGAGPIGLMAVPILKMTGARNIVITDINPERLALAKELGATATVDVRTQKISDVMAELGMVEGFDVGLEMSGNTKAIADMVDNMANGGKIAVLGIFTEQIVIDWSKVIFRCLTIKGIYGREMYNTWYKMTAFLQSGLSEKVAKTITHHFAFEDYEKGFEAAMSGKAIKVVLNFD; translated from the coding sequence ATGCCCGAAAAAACTATGAAAGCCATCGTTAAAACTAAAGCCGAATACGGCTGCCTAGAGCTAAAAGATGTTCCTATTCCAGAAATATCCGCCAAAGAGGTACTGGTAAAGATGAAAAAAGCGGCCATTTGCGGTACCGATGTGCATATTTACAAATGGGACGCTTGGGCCCAAAAAACCATCAAGCCGCCGCTGACTATCGGCCACGAATTTGTAGGCGAAATTGTTCAGGTAGGCTCGGCGGTGGAGGGCCTTCAGGTGGGCCAGCTGGTTTCGGGCGAGGGTCATATTGTCTGCGGAAAGTGCCGCTGGTGTATCACCGGACAAAAGCACCTATGCCGCGCCACCAAAGGTATCGGCGTAAACCGCGACGGTATCTTTGCCCAGTATGCCGCCATTCCCGCCGAAAATATTTGGCTTTGCCCCGGTAACATTCCCCAAGAGGTGCTGGCCGTTCAGGACCCGCTGGGTAACGCCGTGCATACTGCCTGTACCTTTAATGTGCAGGGCGAAGATGTACTTATCACCGGCGCCGGCCCCATCGGGTTGATGGCCGTACCCATCTTAAAGATGACCGGCGCACGTAACATTGTGATTACCGATATTAACCCCGAACGCCTCGCCTTAGCCAAAGAGCTGGGAGCCACCGCTACCGTCGATGTGCGCACGCAAAAAATAAGCGATGTGATGGCCGAATTAGGTATGGTGGAGGGCTTTGATGTGGGCTTAGAGATGTCGGGCAACACCAAAGCCATCGCCGATATGGTTGATAACATGGCCAACGGCGGCAAAATTGCCGTGCTGGGGATTTTTACCGAACAAATAGTTATTGACTGGAGCAAGGTTATCTTTAGGTGTTTAACCATTAAGGGCATTTATGGCCGCGAAATGTATAACACGTGGTACAAAATGACCGCCTTTTTACAATCGGGACTAAGCGAAAAAGTGGCCAAAACCATTACCCATCACTTTGCTTTTGAAGATTACGAGAAAGGTTTTGAGGCGGCCATGAGTGGCAAAGCTATTAAGGTTGTACTAAATTTTGATTAA